Proteins from one Vicia villosa cultivar HV-30 ecotype Madison, WI unplaced genomic scaffold, Vvil1.0 ctg.000253F_1_1, whole genome shotgun sequence genomic window:
- the LOC131626001 gene encoding uncharacterized protein LOC131626001, translating to MKHHEELETIYILHFKVCKSICHEEFSMMDCKIKRLFEFKQLGFVCSFVYKISLKKGSKWSWTSALIGAASAVAATSILSAKPKDPTFHLISINFTSLKPSLPAIDAEVLLTIHVTNPNIAPINYSSTTMSIFYEGSLLGSAPVQAGSQPPRSCQLLRLPARLKARKLAKHAGRVVADVAKREMILDAAVDIAGTARVLWWDHNFKVRVNSHVTVDPVFLDVIDQESTAQLELFASDDELEGEGEGEDETEAKVEE from the exons atgaaacatcatgaagagcttgaaactatctacatcctTCACTTTAAGGTTTGCAAAAGTATTTGTCATGaagagttctctatgatggattgcaaaatCAAAAGATTATTTGaatttaag CAATTAGGATTCGTGTGTTCATTTGTGTACAAAATCTCACTAAAAAAAGGTTCAAAATGGAGTTGGACATCAGCACTAATCGGCGCAGCCTCCGCCGTAGCGGCCACCTCCATCCTCTCCGCCAAACCGAAAGACCCGACCTTCCACCTCATCTCCATCAACTTCACTTCCCTAAAACCCAGCCTCCCCGCCATCGACGCTGAGGTTCTCCTCACCATCCACGTCACCAACCCCAACATAGCCCCAATCAACTACTCCTCAACCACCATGTCAATCTTCTACGAAGGCTCCCTCCTCGGCTCCGCTCCGGTTCAAGCCGGCTCGCAGCCGCCAAGGTCCTGCCAGCTCCTCCGACTCCCCGCAAGGCTTAAGGCAAGGAAGCTGGCGAAACACGCCGGGAGAGTGGTGGCGGATGTGGCGAAGCGGGAGATGATACTCGATGCGGCGGTTGATATTGCTGGCACCGCTAGAGTTTTGTGGTGGGACCATAATTTTAAAGTTCGTGTGAATAGTCATGTTACGGTGGATCCTGTTTTTCTTGATGTTATTGATCAGGAAAGTACTGCTCAACTTGAACTCTTTGCTTCAG ACGATGAGTTGGAAGGTGAAGGTGAAGGTGAAGATGAAACCGAAGCAAAAGTTGAAGAGTGA